The proteins below are encoded in one region of Aquisphaera giovannonii:
- a CDS encoding inositol-3-phosphate synthase: MARRRVGLWLVGGYGGVATTITLGLATMARGLNDRTGLVTELLDFRGLPLPEPGDFVVGGHDIRRTSFEASAREFRENSGVFEPSWLEACRDELAAASARVRPAPRLGLSRAVARLADWPDAPECRTAREAVDLIAADLAAFAESESVDHLIVLNVASTEPPFSLDATHERWKSLEPRLGDPGAVALPSSSLYALAAIEAGHTYINFTPSLGASIPALLERAGSTGSLLAGKDGKTGETLMKTVLAPMFAHRNLRVQSWVGHNIFGNRDGVVLDDPTSKSSKVETKDRVVAQILGYKPSSLVTIEYIPDMGDWKTAWDHIHFQGFLGTKMTLQFTWQGCDSLLAAPLAIDLARLADVEKRRGARGPMPHLACFFKSPEGVEENDFFKQFDALLAHCRHIKES, encoded by the coding sequence ATGGCACGTCGTCGGGTTGGACTCTGGCTGGTCGGCGGGTACGGCGGCGTGGCCACGACCATCACCCTGGGGCTCGCGACGATGGCCCGGGGGCTGAATGACCGCACGGGGCTGGTGACGGAGCTGCTCGATTTCCGCGGCCTGCCGCTGCCGGAGCCCGGGGACTTCGTCGTCGGCGGGCACGACATCCGCCGGACGTCGTTCGAGGCCTCCGCGAGGGAGTTCCGCGAGAACTCCGGCGTCTTCGAGCCGTCCTGGCTGGAGGCCTGCCGCGACGAGCTGGCCGCCGCCTCGGCGCGCGTACGCCCGGCCCCCCGGCTCGGGCTCAGCCGGGCCGTCGCCCGCCTCGCCGACTGGCCGGACGCCCCCGAGTGTCGGACCGCCAGGGAGGCGGTGGACCTGATCGCGGCCGACCTCGCGGCCTTCGCCGAGTCCGAGTCCGTCGATCACCTGATCGTCCTGAACGTCGCGAGCACCGAGCCCCCCTTCTCCCTCGATGCCACGCACGAGCGGTGGAAGTCCCTGGAGCCCCGCCTCGGGGACCCGGGCGCGGTGGCCCTTCCGTCCAGCTCGCTCTACGCCCTGGCCGCGATCGAGGCGGGCCACACCTACATCAACTTCACGCCGAGCCTCGGCGCCTCGATCCCGGCCCTGCTGGAGCGGGCGGGCTCGACCGGCTCGCTCCTGGCGGGCAAGGACGGCAAGACGGGCGAGACCCTCATGAAGACGGTCCTCGCCCCCATGTTCGCCCACCGCAACCTCCGCGTGCAGAGCTGGGTCGGCCACAACATCTTCGGCAACCGCGACGGCGTCGTCCTCGACGACCCGACGAGCAAGTCCTCCAAGGTGGAGACCAAGGACCGGGTCGTCGCCCAGATCCTCGGCTACAAGCCGAGCTCGCTGGTCACCATCGAGTACATCCCCGACATGGGCGACTGGAAGACCGCCTGGGACCACATCCACTTCCAGGGCTTCCTCGGCACCAAGATGACGCTCCAGTTCACCTGGCAGGGATGCGACAGCCTCCTGGCCGCGCCCCTCGCGATCGACCTCGCCCGCCTCGCCGACGTCGAGAAGCGGCGGGGCGCCCGGGGGCCGATGCCCCACCTCGCCTGCTTCTTCAAGAGCCCCGAGGGCGTGGAGGAGAACGACTTCTTCAAGCAGTTCGACGCCCTGCTCGCGCACTGCCGCCACATCAAGGAATCGTGA
- a CDS encoding sugar phosphate isomerase/epimerase family protein, whose amino-acid sequence MRIAFSSNAYLKHTFDETAGRIAAIGYDGLELLADVPHAWPAGLLEVQKQGIRDAMARTGLAFSNVNCFMMNAVADPRQPYWYPSFIDADRHYRQVRIDHTRRALSLCAELGAPHVTTEPGGPLEPGQSRQAAVDLFVEVLKPLAEHAERCGVLLLIEPEPGLLLETTDQYEEVADKVDAPSLGLNFDVGHAFCVGEDIPRAIARMARQIRHYHLEDIAATRVHHHLVPGTGAIDFAEVVGAIRGTGYDGWLTVELYPFQDDPDGAARRALEVLRPLVAPAVGA is encoded by the coding sequence ATGCGAATCGCCTTCAGCAGCAACGCCTACCTGAAGCACACCTTCGACGAGACGGCCGGGCGCATCGCCGCGATCGGCTACGACGGCCTGGAGCTCCTGGCGGACGTCCCCCACGCCTGGCCCGCCGGGCTCCTCGAGGTCCAGAAGCAAGGCATCCGCGACGCGATGGCGCGCACCGGGCTGGCGTTCTCGAACGTCAATTGCTTCATGATGAACGCCGTGGCGGACCCGCGGCAGCCCTACTGGTATCCGTCGTTCATCGACGCCGACCGGCACTACCGCCAGGTCCGCATCGACCACACGCGGCGGGCCCTCTCCCTCTGCGCGGAGCTCGGCGCCCCCCACGTCACGACGGAGCCCGGCGGCCCGCTCGAGCCGGGGCAGTCGCGGCAGGCCGCCGTCGACCTCTTCGTCGAGGTCCTCAAGCCCCTGGCCGAGCACGCCGAGAGGTGCGGCGTCCTCCTGCTGATCGAGCCCGAGCCCGGCCTCCTGCTGGAGACGACCGACCAGTACGAGGAGGTGGCCGACAAGGTGGACGCCCCCTCGCTGGGCCTCAACTTCGACGTCGGCCACGCCTTCTGCGTGGGCGAGGACATCCCCCGCGCGATCGCCCGGATGGCGAGGCAGATCCGCCACTATCACCTGGAGGACATCGCGGCCACGAGGGTCCACCACCACCTCGTCCCCGGCACCGGCGCGATCGACTTCGCCGAGGTCGTCGGCGCCATCAGGGGGACCGGCTACGACGGGTGGCTGACGGTCGAGCTCTACCCGTTCCAGGACGACCCCGACGGCGCCGCGAGGCGGGCGCTCGAGGTCCTGAGGCCCCTCGTCGCCCCCGCGGTGGGGGCCTGA
- a CDS encoding UbiA family prenyltransferase, translating into MAADPTHAAPPPPPGAPAARRRRMLAWLQLVRLPNVLTAAADGLAGWLLAGGSLAEPARWGPLVAASMTLYAAGMALNDAFDREVDRRERPSRPIPSGRVSPRAAFGLGFAGLLLGPLLAAASGSASSAAVAAALALAILAYDAGGKRTPLGPLIMGSCRALNLLLGLSHAPALGGPAAWLAASMYGMFVAGITWMSRSETESGRTRNLLAGLAVQDVALVGLMAAALRAGRFPGARAELPLISPEALLLLALVGLAINSAAGRAIREPVPARIQGAVKAGILSLVWIDAALVMAVRGPAAASAIAAIWAAAYLLGRMLYST; encoded by the coding sequence GTGGCCGCGGACCCGACCCACGCCGCCCCGCCGCCCCCGCCCGGAGCCCCGGCGGCACGCCGTCGCCGGATGCTCGCCTGGCTGCAGCTCGTGCGATTGCCCAACGTCCTGACCGCGGCGGCAGACGGCCTGGCCGGCTGGCTGCTCGCAGGCGGCTCGCTCGCCGAGCCCGCGCGCTGGGGGCCGCTCGTCGCCGCGTCCATGACCCTCTACGCGGCCGGCATGGCTCTCAACGACGCCTTCGACCGCGAGGTCGATCGCCGCGAGCGGCCGTCGCGGCCGATCCCCTCGGGCCGGGTCTCCCCGAGGGCGGCCTTCGGCCTGGGCTTCGCCGGCCTGCTGCTGGGGCCGCTCCTGGCCGCGGCGAGCGGATCGGCCTCATCCGCGGCCGTCGCCGCGGCGCTGGCCCTGGCGATCCTCGCCTACGACGCCGGCGGCAAGCGGACGCCGTTGGGCCCGCTGATCATGGGGAGTTGCCGGGCCCTCAACCTGCTGCTGGGGCTCTCGCACGCCCCGGCGCTCGGCGGGCCGGCGGCCTGGCTGGCGGCGTCGATGTACGGGATGTTCGTGGCCGGGATCACCTGGATGAGCCGCTCGGAGACGGAATCGGGGCGCACCCGCAACCTGCTCGCCGGCCTGGCCGTCCAGGACGTCGCCCTCGTCGGCCTGATGGCCGCCGCCCTCCGGGCGGGGCGATTCCCGGGCGCGAGGGCCGAGCTCCCGCTGATCTCGCCGGAGGCCCTGCTGCTCCTGGCACTGGTCGGGCTCGCCATCAACTCGGCCGCCGGCCGGGCCATCCGCGAGCCGGTCCCGGCCCGGATCCAGGGGGCCGTGAAGGCGGGCATCCTCTCGCTCGTCTGGATCGACGCGGCGCTCGTGATGGCCGTCCGGGGGCCCGCCGCCGCGTCGGCGATCGCCGCCATCTGGGCCGCCGCGTACCTCCTCGGCCGCATGCTCTATTCCACCTGA
- a CDS encoding sugar phosphate isomerase/epimerase family protein: MRLGYNTNGLPHHRLADAINLLADEGYESVAITLDAAALDPYQDPGALAREVAATRDLLDRRGLARVVETGARYLLNPRLKHDPTLMDPDPARREVRADFLGRSIDIARALGAECVSLWSGRLPDAVGDEAAMDRLAGALGPVLAHAEAAGIPLAFEPEPGMFIDTMERFARLDGRIDHPLFGLTIDLGHVHCIEDGPAAPHILRWAPRILNIHAEDMVRGVHEHLMFGEGTMDFPALFEALREAGYARGVHVELSRHGHAAVDAVRASAAFLTPLIRPASPSPTAAAPVPGPGRPSAPDRGPR; this comes from the coding sequence ATGCGACTCGGCTACAATACCAACGGCCTGCCCCACCACCGCCTCGCGGACGCCATCAACCTGCTGGCCGACGAGGGATACGAGAGCGTCGCCATCACCCTGGATGCCGCCGCGCTCGACCCGTACCAGGATCCCGGGGCCCTCGCCCGCGAGGTCGCCGCGACGCGGGACCTGCTGGACCGCCGCGGCCTGGCCCGGGTGGTGGAGACCGGCGCCCGCTACCTCCTCAATCCGCGGCTCAAGCACGACCCGACCCTGATGGATCCCGACCCGGCCCGCCGCGAGGTCCGGGCCGACTTCCTGGGGCGGTCGATCGACATCGCCCGGGCGCTGGGCGCCGAATGCGTCTCGCTCTGGTCCGGCCGCCTCCCCGACGCGGTCGGCGACGAGGCCGCGATGGATCGCCTCGCCGGGGCCCTCGGGCCGGTCCTGGCCCACGCCGAGGCCGCGGGCATCCCCCTGGCGTTCGAGCCGGAGCCCGGGATGTTCATCGACACGATGGAGCGGTTCGCCCGCCTCGACGGCCGCATCGACCATCCCCTATTCGGGCTCACCATCGACCTGGGCCACGTCCACTGCATCGAGGACGGCCCGGCCGCCCCCCACATCCTCCGCTGGGCCCCCCGGATCCTGAACATCCACGCCGAGGACATGGTCCGGGGCGTCCATGAGCACCTGATGTTCGGCGAGGGGACCATGGACTTCCCCGCCCTCTTCGAGGCCCTCCGCGAGGCCGGATACGCGAGGGGCGTCCACGTCGAGCTGAGCCGCCACGGCCACGCCGCCGTGGACGCGGTCCGGGCCTCGGCCGCCTTCCTGACCCCGCTGATCCGCCCGGCGAGCCCCTCGCCCA